CCTCGTGGAACGGGAGACCGAACCAGGGCAGGGCCTCCCACAGCGGCCTTCCCGCCAGGGACCCGCGGGGGCGCCCGAGCAGCCGCTCGGTGCGCTCGTTGACGTAGGTGACGCGTCCGAGACGGTCGATCGCCAGGATCGCCCGCGGGAGGCGGTCCGTGGCGTCGGAGCCGATCAGACCGGTGCCGAGGTCGACGAGGGTGCAGGTGAGCCGTAGGCCGGCGCTGAAGCCGCCGAGGCCGAGACGGGGCGCCGCGTCCCCTCCCGAGCCCGAGCCGGATCCTGCGCCCAGGTACGTCTCCGCGTCCGGGGAGGTCCTCCGCGCCCGCGTGGAGACCTCCAGCAGGTGCAGACCTCCGTCCGGGCCCTTGAGCCGGATCCGGCGCACCACCGGCCGCCCGTCCGGCCCCGTCGCCTGCCGGGCCGCCGCCCACAGGGCGTACCCGTCCTCCGGTTCCAGGAGTGCGGTGAGGACGTCGATCGGGCACGGCGAGGGCACGTCCGCACCGAGGATCCCCAGGAGGCCGGAGTCCAGCGTGACCATGCCGGTGTCGAGGTCCCACTCGAAGGACCCGAAGCGCACCGGTGCCGCGCCCGAGGTGGAGAGCTGGACGCACACCGGGTCGCCTGGCCATTCGAGGGTCGTCCCCTGTCGGGCCAGGTCGGCCAGGGTCTCGCCGAGGCGGAGCGCGCCGCGTGTCATCCGGTTGCGGTCGCGGGTGTCCACAGGGACCCCGGGGGTCGGCGCCCGCAGCGCCACGAGGACCCCGAACCGCTCGCGACCGGCGACGACCGGCGCGTACAGCGAGGCGAAGGGGAACGGCAGGCTGGCCACCAGCTGGGGGAACCGCCGCATCGCCTCCTCGACGTCGTGGAGGTGCACGGACTGTCCGGAGCGATGGACCTCGGCTACCGGGAACGGCCGGTTCGTGTGCATGCGAAACCACGGGCGGAACAGAGGACCAGGCAGCCCCACCAGGGCCGCCATCCGCAGCAGTCCGGGAGTCCCGGAGCGCAGGTACACCCCGCCCGCGTAACCCCCTACCTCGTCGACCGCCCGGAGCGCCGCCTCGGCGAGTGTCCAGGTCAGGGCGCCGGAAACGGGCCCGTCGGCAGTTCCTCTCCCGGACAGACGCCCGGTACTGCCCGCCGGGCCGCGGCCGGTCGTGCCGTGCGCGGTCACACAGCAAGGATGCGCCTGACCGGAAAGGCACCGCATCCCGGACCCGTTCCCCGCCTCGCTGCCCGCCGTGTTCGAGGATCCGCCCGCCGCCCCGTTTCCGTACCCACTGCCCCGCCGTGTCCGGGCGGGAGGGGTGTTGACCGTTCGCGTCCGTACCGTCACACTCGGTCGTCGACCGGCGCCCCAGGGCGCGCGACACCACCTCGAGACCAGGAGGCAGGATGACGGGCCGGGTTCTTCCGTACGAGGTGCAGGGCGAGGGGCCGAGGCGGGCCCTCCTGCTGCACAACTGGTTCGGCGACCGCACCAGTTTCGCTCCGCTGCGGGCCCATCTGAACGACACGTCCGGCTCCTACGCCTTCGTCGACTGCCGCGGCTACGGGGAGGCGCTCGACCACGCGGGCGCGTACACGATGGAGGAGGTCGCGGCCGACGCGTTCGCGGTCGCGGACGACCTCGGCTGGGACTCCTTCTCCGTCGTCGGGCACTCGATGGGCGGCAAGGCCGCGCAGCTGATGCTCCTCGACGCCCCCGAACGCATCCGTTCGATCATCGGCATCTCGCCCGTCTCGGCGGCGGGATTCCCCATGGACGGTGCGACCTGGGAGCTGTTCGCCGGTGCCGCCGAGCAGGCGGGGAACCGGCGGGCGATCATCGACAACACCACCGGCGGCCGGTACGACGACGCCTGGCTGAGCACCCTCGTCGAGCGCTCGGTCCGGCGTTCCTCGGCGACGGCCTTCCGCGCCTATCTGGACTCCTGGTCGCGCACGGACTTCCACGAGCGCGTCCGCGACAACCCGGCGCCCGTGCTGCTCGTCGTCGGCGCCCACGACCCGGCGCTCGGCGCCGACGCGATGGAGGCGACCTGGCTGCGCTGGTACCCCAACGCGCGTCTGGAGGTTCTCAAGGACGCCGGCCACTACGCGCCCGAGGAGACCCCGCAGGCGCTCGCCGAGGCCATCGAGGCCTTTCTCGCCGCCTGACGGACGAAGCAGGGACCTTTCGCGGTGTCACCGGGGACTTCGGTCCCGGTGACACCCCCCCGGCCACCGGGCACCCGACCCGTGAAGGGTGCGGAGCGCACCGGCCGGAGGAAGGAAGGGCGGGATCGGGATGGCGGAGCGGAGCGAGCGGAACCCTCACGGTCAGGTTCAGGGTGAGGGTCATGTTCAGGATGACGTTCAGGGCGCGGGCGGAAACCCGGGTCCCGTCGGGGCCCGGGGCTCGCGTGAAGGCCGTCGGGGTCGAGGTGGCCACGACGTTCGGGGCCGGGCCGTCAGGGTGCTGGTCGGGGTCGACGGCTCCGAGTCCGCACTGCGGGCCGTGGAGGCCGCCGCCCGCGAGGCCGCGGTGCGCGGTACCGGTCTGAGCCTCGTCCACGCCTTCGTCTGGCCGCTGCTCAAGGTGCCCCTCGGCCCTTCGCCGTACGGCCCGCCCACCGGCGGCCTCCGGCGACAGGCCCAGGCCATCGTCGACACGGCCGTGGCACGCGCCCGCGTGACCGTCCCGGACATCGATGTCGCCGGGGAGATCGTGGAGGGGGAACCGCTCACCGTCCTGGCGACCCTCTCGCGGTCGGCGGCGCTCGTGGTCGTCGGCAGCCGGGGCGCGGGCGCCTTCACCGGCCTGCTGCTCGGCTCGGTCGCCGTCCATCTCGCGGCGCACGCCGCCTGCCCCGTCCTCGTCGTACGCGGCCGTGAGCGGCCGAGCGGGCCCGTCCTGCTGGCGGTCGACGGCTCGGCGGACGCCGACGCCGCCGTGGCGTTCGCCTTCGCGGAGGCGGAGGCCCGCGGCGCGGAGCTGCGCGTGGTGCACGCCTGGACGCCGGCGACGGGACCGGCCGATCTGACGCCCCTCTTCCACGGCACGGAGGAGATCCGGGACGAGGAACGGCGAGTCCTCGACCAGGCGATCGAGGCCGCGGCCGCGAGCCGCCCGGAGCTGCCCGTCGAGCGGCGACTCGTGCGGGGCGGGCCACGGCCGGTCCTGCTCGCTGAGAGCGCGGACGCGCAGCTCCTGGTGATGGGGGCGCGGGGACGTGGCGGATTCGCGGGACTGCTGCTCGGCTCGGTCAGCCAGGCCCTGCTCCACCACGCGGAGTGTCCGGTCGCGGTGGTGCGCGGGGAGCCCGTGGAACGGTCCGACTGACGTCGCGGTCGGCACCGGCGGTCCCCGGCCGGTCCGCCGTCGCCGGTTCGGCGCCCCCTAGGAATCTCATCCGAACGTCGACGAAGGCGACGACTTTCGAGGACAGCGGTGCGGCCCCTCGGCACCGGATCATCGTGCTCACGACCTCATGGGGCGGGTCCTCCACCGACTCGCCCACGACCGGCAGGAGCACGTCCGATGGGCCTCGCGCAGACGCAGCACCGCTTCCTCGTCCGGCAGAAGGTGACGCCCCTGGCCAACCGCTATCTCGTGCACACCGCGGGAGCGGACGCCCAGGAGGGCGAACTGGTCGCCTTCGCCCACCAGAAGAGAATGGCGCTCAAGGAGCACGTCACCTTCTACACCGACGAGTCCCGGCGCCAGGTCCTCTTCACCTTCAAGGCCCGCCAGGTCGTCGACCTCGGCGCGACCTACGACGTGCACGGAGCGTCCGGCACCCGGCTGGGCGGCTTCCGCAAGAACTTCGGCGCCTCCCTGCTGCGCAGCACCTGGCATCTGACCCGAGAGGGCGCCGTGGGGGAGTCGACCGGGCAGGAGCGGAGCGAGGGCCTGGCGCTGCTGCGGCGGGCCTGGGAGTTCCTTCCCTTCACCGACCTGCTTCCCTTCGTCGTGCCGTACCACTTCGACTTCACCGAGTCGGGCCGCTCGGTGATGTCCGTCGAGAAGCTCTTCGGTCTCCGCGACCGGTACGTGGTCGAGATAGCGGACCCGGAGCTGGACAGGCGGCTCGCGATAGCCCAGGCCGTGGCACTCGACGCGCTCCAGTCCCGCTGACGGACGGCTCACCCGCCCGTCGGGGAGGGTGCCGTCCTACCCTGGAGGGACGGCCCGGTGACGGGGCACGGCGCTCTCCCGGGCCCGGAGCCGTGGAGGCGGAAGGGCGGCGGGCCATGTTCTTCAGTGATCGCACCGACGCCGGTCGGCAGCTGGCCGCCCGGCTCGGCCATCTCAAGGGTCATGACGTCGTGGTGCTCGGTCTGCCGCGCGGTGGGGTGCCGGTCGCGGCGGAGGTGGCGGACGCCCTCGACGCCCCGCTCGACATCTGTCTCGTACGGAAGCTGGGGGTGCCCCAGCAGCCGGAGCTGGCGATGGGCGCGCTCGGCGAGGGCGGCGTCCGGGTGGTGAACGAGCGGGTGCTCCACGAGGCCGGGGTCGGGGCGCGTGACCTGGCCGCGGTGGAGGAGCGCGAGCACGCCGAGCTGGATGAGCGGGCCCGCCGCTATCGGGGCAGCCGGCCGTCCGTTCCCCTGGAGGGCCGAACGGTCCTGGTCGTGGACGACGGTCTCGCCACGGGCGCGACGGCGCTGGCGGCCTGCCGGGTGGTGCGGGCCCGGGGCGCCGCCCGGATCGTCCTCGCGGTTCCGGTGGCGCCCCGTGGGTGGACGGCCCGGCTCGGCGGTGAGGCCGACGAGACCGTGAGCGTGCACGCGCCGGAGCTGTTCTACGCGATCGGACAGTTCTACCGGGACTTCACCCAGACCCCGGACGAGGAGGTCGTCGCCTGTCTGGACCGGCTCCGCGCGGTGCACGGACCGGTCGTCCAGGACGCGGACGTACGGATCCCCGTCGCCGACCGCGTCACACTCTCCGGGCATCTCGCGGTGCCCGAGGACGCCAGGGGCATCGTCCTGTTCGCCCACGGCAGCGGGAGCAGCCGCCACAGCCCGCGCAATCGGGCGGTGGCGGCGGTGCTCAACCGGGCGGGACTGGGAACGCTGCTGTTCGACCTGCTCACCGAGGGCGAGGCAGTCGACCGGGCGCACGTCTTCGACACCCCGCTGCTCGCCGGCCGGCTCACCCGCGCCACGGAATGGCTGGCCGGGCGGCCGGAGAGCGAAGGCCTTCCGCTGGGCTACTTCGGGGCCAGTACGGGAGCGGCCGCCGCGCTGTGGGCGGCGGGCGACCCCGAGTCCTCCGTGGCCGCCGTCGTCTCACGCGGTGGCCGGCCGGACCTCGCGGCCGACCACCTGGCGCGGGTCGCGGCACCGACGCTCCTCGTGGTCGGGGGCAGGGACGCGCTGGTCCTGGACCTCAACCGGCGGGCCGAGTCGCTGCTGCGCTGCGAGAGCCGACTGGAGGTCGTGGAGGGCGCCACGCACCTCTTCGAGGAGCCGGGCGCCCTGGAGGAGGTGGCGGAGCTCGCCACCTCCTGGTTCACCGGGCACTTCCGGGATCAGTAGGCGCCGTTGACGTTGTCGATGGAGCCGTAGCGGTCGGCCGCGTAGTTGCAGGCGGCGGTGATGTTGGCGACCGGGTCGAACAGGTCCATCGAGGTGCCGGGCACGTGGTAGGCCAGGAAGGTCGGCTCGATGACCTGGAGCAGGCCCTTGGAGGGGGTACCGGCCACGGCGTTGGAGTCCCAGAGGTTGATGGCCTGGGGGTTGCCGGAGGACTCCCGCATGATGTTCCGGTGGATCCCGTCGTACGAGCCGGGGATGCCGCGCTGGGACATGATGTCCAGCGACTCGCGGATCCAGCCGTCGAGGTTGTCCGCGTACGAGGTGGCGGCGG
This sequence is a window from Streptomyces sp. NBC_00691. Protein-coding genes within it:
- a CDS encoding alpha/beta fold hydrolase; amino-acid sequence: MTGRVLPYEVQGEGPRRALLLHNWFGDRTSFAPLRAHLNDTSGSYAFVDCRGYGEALDHAGAYTMEEVAADAFAVADDLGWDSFSVVGHSMGGKAAQLMLLDAPERIRSIIGISPVSAAGFPMDGATWELFAGAAEQAGNRRAIIDNTTGGRYDDAWLSTLVERSVRRSSATAFRAYLDSWSRTDFHERVRDNPAPVLLVVGAHDPALGADAMEATWLRWYPNARLEVLKDAGHYAPEETPQALAEAIEAFLAA
- a CDS encoding universal stress protein; translated protein: MLVGVDGSESALRAVEAAAREAAVRGTGLSLVHAFVWPLLKVPLGPSPYGPPTGGLRRQAQAIVDTAVARARVTVPDIDVAGEIVEGEPLTVLATLSRSAALVVVGSRGAGAFTGLLLGSVAVHLAAHAACPVLVVRGRERPSGPVLLAVDGSADADAAVAFAFAEAEARGAELRVVHAWTPATGPADLTPLFHGTEEIRDEERRVLDQAIEAAAASRPELPVERRLVRGGPRPVLLAESADAQLLVMGARGRGGFAGLLLGSVSQALLHHAECPVAVVRGEPVERSD
- a CDS encoding phosphoribosyltransferase family protein gives rise to the protein MFFSDRTDAGRQLAARLGHLKGHDVVVLGLPRGGVPVAAEVADALDAPLDICLVRKLGVPQQPELAMGALGEGGVRVVNERVLHEAGVGARDLAAVEEREHAELDERARRYRGSRPSVPLEGRTVLVVDDGLATGATALAACRVVRARGAARIVLAVPVAPRGWTARLGGEADETVSVHAPELFYAIGQFYRDFTQTPDEEVVACLDRLRAVHGPVVQDADVRIPVADRVTLSGHLAVPEDARGIVLFAHGSGSSRHSPRNRAVAAVLNRAGLGTLLFDLLTEGEAVDRAHVFDTPLLAGRLTRATEWLAGRPESEGLPLGYFGASTGAAAALWAAGDPESSVAAVVSRGGRPDLAADHLARVAAPTLLVVGGRDALVLDLNRRAESLLRCESRLEVVEGATHLFEEPGALEEVAELATSWFTGHFRDQ